In Luteibacter mycovicinus, a genomic segment contains:
- a CDS encoding LysR family transcriptional regulator, which yields MDAFVEVVRLGSFSAAARSLDLSTAFISRAVSALEQRLGTQLLHRTTRKLRLTDAGRLYYEHARHLLEGFDAADQAIVDFQDGLRGNLRISLATTYGERYVAPLVNEFLAAHPQLGVDMDFSNRTVDLIEEGYDLTVRTGLLPDSNLVARRLGERRLFVVASPAYLASHPAPATPDDLTSHILLLGSASHWIFAEHGQPRQRPVRGRYHASSGQALLDAVRRGLGIAQLPDFYVEQALTDGSLVSVLDSWRYDHGSVWLVYPQSRHLSPKVRQLADFLVERLATPPWRQTPV from the coding sequence ATGGACGCCTTTGTCGAGGTCGTGCGGCTGGGCAGCTTCTCGGCTGCCGCCCGCAGCCTCGACCTCTCGACGGCTTTCATCAGCCGGGCGGTCAGCGCGCTGGAGCAGCGGCTGGGCACCCAGTTGCTGCACCGGACCACCCGCAAACTCCGCCTCACCGACGCCGGCCGTCTTTACTACGAGCACGCCCGACACCTCCTCGAAGGGTTCGATGCCGCCGATCAGGCGATTGTCGACTTTCAGGACGGGTTGCGCGGCAACCTCCGGATCAGCCTGGCGACCACCTACGGCGAACGCTACGTTGCCCCGCTGGTCAATGAATTCCTTGCCGCACACCCGCAGCTGGGCGTGGACATGGATTTCTCGAACCGGACGGTCGACCTGATCGAGGAGGGCTACGACCTGACGGTACGCACCGGGTTGCTGCCCGACTCGAACCTGGTGGCGCGCCGTCTTGGCGAGCGTCGGCTCTTCGTGGTCGCCTCGCCCGCGTATCTCGCCAGCCATCCCGCACCGGCAACCCCTGATGATCTGACGAGTCATATCTTGCTGCTCGGGTCGGCAAGCCACTGGATCTTCGCCGAGCACGGACAGCCCCGACAGCGGCCTGTGCGTGGCCGATATCACGCCAGTTCCGGGCAGGCCCTGCTCGACGCCGTCCGTCGCGGACTTGGGATCGCGCAGCTGCCCGACTTCTACGTCGAGCAAGCCCTGACGGACGGCTCACTGGTGTCCGTGCTCGACAGCTGGCGCTATGACCATGGCTCCGTCTGGCTGGTTTATCCCCAGAGCCGCCACCTGTCGCCCAAGGTGCGCCAGCTTGCCGACTTCCTTGTTGAACGGCTGGCAACACCCCCGTGGCGTCAAACACCCGTTTGA
- a CDS encoding S-(hydroxymethyl)glutathione dehydrogenase/class III alcohol dehydrogenase, with the protein MKSRAAVAWEAGKPLSIEEIDVQGPKAGEVLVRIVATGVCHTDAYTLSGDDPEGAFPVILGHEGGGIVEEVGEGVTSLKPGDHVIPLYTPECGECKFCLSGKTNLCQKIRVTQGKGLMPDGTSRFSLGGKQLLHYMGTSTFSEYTVLPEISLAKINKDAPLDKVCLLGCGITTGIGAVLNTARVEPGSTVAVFGMGGIGLSVVQGAVMAKASRIVVVDTNPSKFEMAKMLGATDCINPRDYPDTPIQQVIVDLTDGGVDYSFECIGSVDVMRAALECCHKGWGESIIIGVAGAGQEIRTRPFQLVTGRVWRGSAFGGVKGRSQLPGYVDRYMGGEIKIDPMITYTMGLEDINRAFDLMHEGKAIRSVILF; encoded by the coding sequence ATGAAGTCTCGTGCCGCCGTTGCCTGGGAAGCAGGAAAGCCGCTGTCCATCGAAGAAATCGACGTCCAGGGCCCGAAGGCGGGCGAGGTGCTGGTCCGCATCGTCGCCACGGGCGTGTGCCATACGGATGCCTACACGTTGTCAGGCGACGACCCGGAAGGCGCCTTCCCGGTGATTCTCGGGCACGAAGGTGGCGGCATCGTGGAAGAGGTCGGCGAGGGCGTTACCTCGCTGAAGCCCGGCGATCACGTGATCCCGCTGTACACGCCGGAATGTGGCGAGTGCAAGTTCTGTCTGTCGGGCAAGACCAACCTCTGCCAAAAGATTCGCGTGACGCAGGGCAAAGGGCTGATGCCGGACGGCACCTCACGTTTCTCGCTGGGTGGTAAGCAGCTGCTGCACTACATGGGCACCAGCACCTTCAGCGAATACACGGTCCTGCCGGAGATCTCGCTGGCGAAGATCAACAAGGATGCGCCGCTGGACAAGGTCTGCCTGCTCGGCTGCGGCATCACCACCGGCATCGGCGCTGTGCTGAACACCGCCAGGGTGGAGCCGGGTTCGACCGTCGCGGTCTTCGGCATGGGCGGCATCGGTCTCTCGGTGGTGCAGGGCGCGGTCATGGCGAAGGCCAGCCGGATCGTCGTGGTCGATACGAACCCCTCGAAGTTCGAGATGGCGAAGATGCTGGGCGCGACCGACTGCATCAATCCGCGCGACTACCCGGATACGCCGATCCAGCAGGTGATCGTGGACCTGACCGACGGTGGCGTGGACTATTCGTTCGAATGCATCGGCAGCGTCGATGTCATGCGCGCCGCGCTCGAGTGCTGCCATAAGGGCTGGGGCGAGTCGATCATCATCGGCGTCGCCGGTGCCGGTCAGGAGATCCGAACCCGGCCTTTCCAGCTGGTGACGGGTCGTGTGTGGCGTGGTTCCGCGTTCGGCGGCGTGAAGGGGCGTAGTCAGTTGCCCGGCTATGTAGACCGTTACATGGGTGGCGAGATCAAGATCGATCCGATGATCACGTATACGATGGGGCTGGAAGACATCAACCGTGCCTTCGACCTCATGCATGAGGGCAAGGCCATCCGCTCCGTCATTCTTTTCTGA
- a CDS encoding ketosteroid isomerase-related protein, with the protein MNETLDLIRRYYDAFNRADWTAMLDLLDEHVAHDINQGGRESGRARFAAFLERMNVSYSEQLKNIVVMANAEGTRAAAEYIVHGEYKATDEGLPFAQGQSYVLPGGAFFDVANGRITRVSNYYNLEDWLAQVRRVEVD; encoded by the coding sequence ATGAACGAAACTCTCGACCTGATCCGCCGCTATTACGACGCCTTCAATCGTGCCGACTGGACCGCGATGCTCGATCTGCTCGACGAGCATGTGGCACACGATATCAATCAGGGCGGCCGGGAATCCGGCCGCGCCCGCTTCGCGGCTTTCCTGGAGCGCATGAACGTGAGCTACAGCGAGCAGCTGAAGAACATCGTCGTGATGGCGAACGCGGAGGGTACGCGTGCGGCCGCCGAGTACATCGTCCACGGTGAGTACAAGGCGACCGACGAAGGGTTGCCCTTTGCTCAGGGCCAGTCTTACGTTCTGCCGGGTGGTGCCTTCTTCGATGTCGCGAACGGCCGGATCACCCGCGTGAGCAACTACTACAACCTCGAGGACTGGCTCGCCCAGGTCCGGCGCGTCGAGGTGGACTAG